One genomic window of Thioclava sp. GXIMD4216 includes the following:
- a CDS encoding DUF1223 domain-containing protein: protein MTTAQVDHLATKRKLTASPLRLAMVVTVSVMLGSAMMSPAVWAQDMSGAGQAGAANRDTDPQSGETTFSDTAGPDESGFSENDEFGATAGATAEETAGQTPSSSDAPLTDPATAVAAATAPAGVDVSKGTSPVVVELFTSQGCAACPPADKLLEGLAERDDVIALALHVDYWDYLGWRDPFGQPAFTSRQKGYARAVKERMIYTPQMIVNGQQRLLGADRVAIKSALDTATASTAPVDIAISQEGDQYRISLSANPPLGHDAMVQVVRYLPHASVDILRGENAGLSMDYTNIVTQWHIVADWDGQTPMTFDTQVEGSNPAVVIVQTSQPGRSVPLPGAIVGAARIK, encoded by the coding sequence ATGACGACTGCGCAGGTGGATCATCTGGCGACGAAACGTAAGTTAACAGCTTCGCCTCTGCGTCTTGCAATGGTCGTAACCGTCAGCGTGATGCTGGGGTCGGCGATGATGTCCCCTGCGGTCTGGGCACAGGATATGTCCGGTGCGGGTCAGGCTGGCGCGGCCAATAGGGACACCGATCCCCAATCGGGAGAGACGACCTTTTCCGATACAGCCGGACCGGATGAAAGCGGCTTTTCCGAAAACGACGAATTCGGTGCAACGGCGGGGGCAACTGCGGAAGAGACCGCAGGGCAGACCCCGTCTTCCTCGGACGCGCCGCTGACCGACCCCGCGACCGCAGTGGCGGCGGCCACGGCTCCTGCCGGTGTGGATGTGTCCAAAGGCACCTCGCCCGTTGTGGTCGAACTGTTCACCTCGCAGGGCTGCGCGGCCTGCCCGCCCGCTGATAAGCTGCTGGAGGGTCTGGCCGAGCGTGACGATGTGATCGCCCTCGCACTGCATGTCGATTACTGGGATTATCTCGGCTGGCGCGATCCCTTCGGTCAGCCCGCCTTTACCTCGCGCCAGAAAGGCTATGCGCGCGCGGTAAAAGAGCGGATGATCTATACGCCGCAGATGATCGTGAACGGACAGCAGCGCCTGCTCGGGGCGGACCGTGTCGCAATCAAATCGGCGCTGGATACGGCCACGGCCAGCACTGCGCCTGTCGATATCGCGATCTCGCAAGAGGGTGATCAATACCGCATCTCGCTTTCGGCCAATCCGCCGTTGGGGCATGACGCGATGGTGCAGGTGGTGCGTTACCTGCCGCATGCCTCGGTCGATATCCTGCGGGGCGAGAATGCCGGTCTGAGCATGGATTACACCAATATCGTCACCCAATGGCACATCGTTGCCGATTGGGATGGCCAGACCCCGATGACCTTCGATACGCAGGTCGAGGGCAGCAATCCTGCGGTGGTGATCGTGCAGACCTCGCAGCCCGGACGGTCTGTACCTTTGCCCGGTGCCATTGTTGGCGCGGCGCGTATCAAGTAA
- a CDS encoding DMT family transporter has protein sequence MNSILYALMALAGGIGLSCQAAINSRLSAGIGGQPLVASFISFFIGALCLGAAALVLADWNAVTTTLAQQPWWRWLGGVIGAGFVFTSIFLAPKIGVTNVMFLFIIGQLAAGMVIDSFGLIQMPVRPTEWWKFAGLAIMLGGLTLFMFGGRFFPSE, from the coding sequence ATGAACAGCATCCTTTACGCCCTGATGGCACTGGCAGGCGGGATCGGCCTGTCCTGTCAGGCCGCCATCAACAGCCGCCTCAGCGCGGGGATCGGCGGGCAACCCCTCGTCGCCTCTTTCATCTCGTTTTTCATCGGGGCGCTGTGTCTGGGGGCGGCGGCACTGGTTCTTGCCGATTGGAACGCGGTCACCACCACCCTTGCACAGCAACCGTGGTGGCGCTGGCTGGGCGGCGTGATTGGCGCAGGCTTCGTGTTCACCTCGATTTTTCTGGCCCCGAAGATCGGCGTCACCAATGTCATGTTCCTGTTCATCATCGGGCAGCTGGCGGCGGGTATGGTGATTGACAGCTTCGGCCTGATCCAGATGCCGGTGCGCCCGACCGAGTGGTGGAAATTCGCCGGACTGGCAATCATGCTCGGGGGCTTGACGCTGTTCATGTTTGGCGGGCGCTTTTTCCCTTCGGAATAA
- a CDS encoding DUF3445 domain-containing protein, with protein sequence METVLQSRLSFAPWADPRTHRLPGIVPLAIEDWLEVDDAYAAQMALREDLIAHHEDQVHALLPQACLAAQELLAMVLRLLPAKGYRVEAGHVMCPDGRLVTPDPDAPLLTLGRLTQNDFCLMQNGPEGGYILTGAILCFPAGWSLAEKIGRPMRRIHRPVAIYTEDLAKRVQRLLDGVQPGRALMRGTASRTGQPLFDSRPEALRGQVNPQRPLIRVERQGLVRLPQSRAVVFSIHTQMVHPVCLDAAQRAALEASDLRLGI encoded by the coding sequence ATGGAAACCGTTCTGCAATCCCGTCTGTCCTTCGCCCCTTGGGCCGACCCGCGCACGCACCGCCTGCCGGGGATCGTGCCTCTGGCAATCGAGGACTGGCTGGAGGTCGATGACGCCTATGCGGCACAGATGGCGCTGCGCGAGGATCTGATCGCCCACCATGAGGATCAGGTGCACGCGCTTCTGCCTCAGGCCTGTCTCGCGGCGCAGGAACTCCTTGCGATGGTGCTGCGGCTTTTGCCCGCCAAAGGATACAGGGTCGAGGCAGGGCATGTCATGTGCCCCGACGGGCGTCTCGTCACGCCGGACCCTGACGCCCCCTTGCTGACATTGGGGCGACTGACGCAGAATGATTTCTGCCTGATGCAGAACGGGCCGGAGGGCGGGTATATCCTGACCGGTGCCATCCTGTGCTTTCCGGCGGGATGGTCGCTGGCCGAGAAGATCGGGCGCCCGATGCGGCGCATCCACAGGCCCGTCGCGATTTACACCGAGGATCTGGCAAAACGTGTCCAGCGGCTTCTGGACGGTGTGCAGCCGGGCAGGGCGTTGATGCGTGGTACCGCCTCGCGCACGGGCCAGCCGCTATTTGACAGCCGCCCCGAGGCGCTGCGCGGGCAGGTCAATCCCCAACGTCCGTTGATCCGTGTCGAACGCCAGGGGCTTGTCCGGCTTCCCCAAAGCCGTGCGGTGGTGTTTTCGATCCATACGCAGATGGTCCATCCGGTGTGTCTGGATGCCGCGCAGCGTGCTGCGCTTGAGGCCAGCGATTTACGGCTGGGGATCTAG
- the acnA gene encoding aconitate hydratase AcnA codes for MTIVTGNDTAKTRRELTVGDKTFSYYSIQAASDAGLGDFSKLPASLKVVLENLLRFEDAGFSVSVEDIKAFGEWAEKGGNNPREIAYRPARVLMQDFTGVPAVVDLAAMRDGIKGLGGDAQKINPLVPVDLVIDHSVMIDEFGNPRAFQMNVDREYERNMERYEFLKWGQTAFKNFRVVPPGTGICHQVNLEYLAQTVWTDTDQEGREVAYPDTLVGTDSHTTMVNGAAVLGWGVGGIEAEAAMLGQPISMLIPEVVGFKLTGAMVEGTTGTDLVLKVVEMLRKHGVVGKFVEFYGDGLDNLPLAQRATIANMAPEYGATCGFFPIDAETLRYLEQTGREKDRIALVEAYAKENGFWRGADYAPIYSSTLELDMSTIVPAISGPKRPQDYVALTDAATAFGKVVSDFRGKDASDAAADMAAEGPAATKTVTEKAVKVDLDGQEITLKDGSVVIASITSCTNTSNPYVLIAAGLVARKARALGLNRKPWVKTSLAPGSQVVTEYLNAAGLQEDLDAIGFNLVGYGCTTCIGNSGPIHPALSKAINENDLIATSVLSGNRNFEGRISPDVRANYLASPPLVVAYALAGDMDVDLAGGPIAQTPEGKDVYLKDIWPSDKEVAELVEKVVTREAFQAKYADVFKGDEKWQAVEVNGGETYDWPRESTYIQNPPYFQGMSPDAGEITNIKSARVLALLGDMITTDHISPAGSFKPSTPAGKYLTEHGVEPRDFNSYGSRRGNHEVMMRGTFANIRIKNEMLDGVEGGFTKGPKGEQTTIFDASMEYQEAGTPLVIFGGEQYGAGSSRDWAAKGTNLLGVKGVIAESFERIHRSNLIGMGVIPFEFTNGDTRKTLGLTGDEVVTIEGLEGDIKPLSLVPCTIEFKDGSKKEIKLKARIDTAVEIEYLKNGGVLHYVLRNLAKA; via the coding sequence ATGACCATCGTGACCGGTAATGATACCGCCAAGACCCGTCGGGAACTGACGGTTGGTGACAAGACATTTTCCTATTATTCCATTCAAGCGGCCTCCGATGCCGGGCTTGGCGATTTCTCGAAGCTGCCAGCCTCGCTGAAGGTTGTGCTCGAGAACCTGCTGCGCTTTGAAGATGCCGGTTTCTCGGTCTCCGTCGAGGATATCAAGGCGTTCGGCGAATGGGCCGAAAAGGGGGGCAACAACCCCCGCGAGATCGCCTATCGCCCTGCCCGCGTGCTGATGCAGGATTTCACCGGCGTGCCCGCCGTGGTGGACCTGGCCGCGATGCGCGACGGGATCAAGGGCTTGGGCGGCGATGCGCAAAAGATCAACCCGCTGGTCCCCGTTGATCTGGTGATCGACCACTCGGTGATGATCGATGAATTCGGCAATCCGCGCGCCTTCCAGATGAATGTGGACCGCGAATATGAACGCAATATGGAGCGCTACGAGTTCCTGAAATGGGGCCAGACCGCGTTCAAGAATTTCCGCGTTGTCCCGCCGGGCACCGGCATCTGCCACCAGGTGAACCTCGAATATCTGGCGCAGACCGTCTGGACCGATACCGACCAAGAGGGCCGCGAGGTCGCCTATCCCGATACGCTTGTGGGCACCGATAGCCACACCACCATGGTCAATGGCGCAGCCGTCCTTGGCTGGGGTGTAGGCGGGATCGAGGCCGAGGCCGCGATGCTGGGTCAGCCGATCTCCATGCTGATCCCCGAGGTTGTGGGCTTCAAGCTGACGGGTGCTATGGTCGAAGGCACCACCGGCACCGACCTTGTGCTGAAGGTCGTCGAGATGCTGCGCAAGCACGGCGTGGTGGGCAAATTCGTCGAATTCTATGGCGACGGTCTGGACAATCTGCCGCTGGCCCAACGCGCCACCATCGCCAATATGGCACCCGAATATGGCGCAACTTGTGGCTTCTTCCCGATTGACGCGGAAACCCTGCGCTATCTGGAACAGACGGGCCGCGAGAAAGACCGGATCGCGCTGGTCGAAGCCTATGCCAAAGAGAACGGCTTCTGGCGCGGGGCGGATTACGCGCCGATCTATTCCTCGACCTTGGAGCTGGATATGAGCACCATCGTGCCTGCGATCTCCGGCCCGAAACGCCCGCAGGATTACGTCGCGCTGACCGATGCGGCCACGGCGTTCGGGAAGGTCGTTTCGGATTTCCGCGGCAAGGATGCGTCCGACGCAGCCGCCGATATGGCGGCCGAAGGGCCCGCCGCAACCAAAACCGTGACCGAAAAAGCGGTGAAGGTGGATCTGGACGGTCAGGAGATCACGCTCAAGGACGGCTCGGTGGTGATTGCCTCGATCACCTCCTGCACCAACACCTCGAACCCCTATGTGCTGATCGCGGCGGGGCTTGTGGCGCGCAAGGCCCGTGCCTTGGGCCTGAACCGCAAGCCTTGGGTGAAAACTTCGCTGGCCCCCGGGTCTCAGGTTGTGACCGAATATCTGAATGCGGCAGGGCTGCAGGAGGATCTGGACGCAATCGGCTTCAACCTTGTGGGCTATGGCTGCACCACCTGTATCGGGAATTCCGGCCCGATCCATCCGGCGCTGTCCAAAGCGATCAATGAGAACGACCTGATCGCGACCTCGGTCCTGTCGGGCAACCGCAACTTTGAAGGGCGGATCAGCCCCGATGTACGCGCCAACTATCTGGCTTCGCCGCCGCTGGTTGTGGCCTATGCGCTTGCGGGCGATATGGATGTCGATCTGGCTGGTGGTCCGATTGCCCAGACCCCCGAGGGCAAGGACGTCTATCTGAAAGACATCTGGCCGTCGGATAAGGAAGTGGCCGAACTGGTCGAGAAGGTCGTCACCCGCGAAGCCTTCCAGGCCAAATATGCCGATGTCTTCAAGGGCGACGAGAAATGGCAGGCGGTGGAAGTCAACGGGGGCGAAACCTATGACTGGCCGCGGGAATCGACCTATATCCAGAACCCGCCCTATTTCCAGGGCATGTCTCCGGATGCAGGCGAGATCACCAATATCAAGAGCGCGCGCGTTCTGGCCCTGTTGGGCGATATGATCACCACCGACCATATCTCGCCTGCCGGTTCGTTCAAACCCTCGACCCCTGCCGGTAAATATCTGACCGAGCATGGCGTGGAGCCGAGAGACTTCAACAGCTACGGCTCGCGTCGCGGCAACCACGAAGTCATGATGCGCGGCACCTTTGCCAATATCCGCATCAAGAACGAGATGCTGGACGGCGTCGAGGGCGGCTTTACCAAAGGCCCGAAAGGCGAGCAGACCACCATCTTCGATGCCTCGATGGAGTATCAGGAGGCAGGCACGCCGCTGGTGATCTTCGGGGGCGAGCAATACGGCGCGGGGTCTTCGCGCGATTGGGCGGCCAAAGGCACCAACCTGCTGGGCGTCAAGGGCGTGATTGCCGAAAGCTTCGAACGGATCCACCGCTCGAACCTGATCGGCATGGGGGTCATCCCCTTCGAGTTCACCAATGGCGACACCCGCAAAACGCTGGGGCTGACCGGCGATGAGGTGGTGACGATCGAGGGGCTTGAAGGCGATATCAAACCGCTGAGCCTTGTGCCCTGCACCATCGAGTTCAAGGATGGCAGCAAGAAAGAGATCAAGCTCAAAGCCCGTATCGATACGGCGGTCGAGATCGAATATCTCAAAAACGGCGGTGTGCTGCATTACGTGCTGCGCAACCTCGCCAAAGCCTGA
- the purB gene encoding adenylosuccinate lyase — MIPRYARKEMVDIWEPATKFKIWYEIEAHACDAQAALGVIPKENAEAVWKAKDVEFDVARIDEIEAVTKHDVIAFLTHLAEHVGSDEARFVHQGMTSSDVLDTCLNVQLVRAADILLADLDKVLAALKKRAYEHKNTVRVGRSHGIHAEPTTMGLTFARFYAEMDRNKARLQAAREEVATGAISGAVGTFANIDPAVEEHVCAQLGLKPEPISTQVIPRDRHAMFFATLGVIASSMENIAIEIRHMQRTEVLEGAEFFSMGQKGSSAMPHKKNPVLTENLTGLARLVRMTVVPAMENVALWHERDISHSSVERGIGPDATITLDFALNRLAGVVEKMLIFPQNMLDNMNKFPGLVMSQRVLLALTQAGVSREDAYSMVQRNALKVWEERLDFRELLLADKDVVAALGVDGINAKFDMEYHTKHVDTIFRRVFGA, encoded by the coding sequence ATGATCCCGCGTTATGCCCGCAAAGAGATGGTCGACATCTGGGAACCCGCCACCAAATTCAAGATCTGGTACGAGATCGAGGCCCATGCCTGCGACGCACAGGCCGCTCTCGGTGTGATCCCGAAAGAAAACGCCGAAGCCGTCTGGAAAGCCAAGGATGTCGAGTTCGATGTCGCGCGGATCGACGAGATCGAAGCGGTCACCAAGCATGACGTCATCGCCTTCCTGACCCATCTGGCCGAGCATGTCGGCTCGGACGAGGCGCGTTTCGTGCATCAGGGCATGACCTCTTCGGATGTGCTCGACACCTGCCTCAACGTGCAACTGGTGCGCGCCGCCGACATTCTGCTGGCCGATCTGGACAAGGTTCTGGCCGCGTTGAAAAAACGCGCCTACGAGCATAAGAACACCGTTCGCGTGGGCCGCTCGCACGGTATCCATGCCGAACCCACCACGATGGGCCTGACATTTGCCCGTTTCTACGCCGAGATGGACCGCAACAAGGCCCGTCTGCAGGCCGCGCGTGAAGAGGTTGCCACCGGTGCGATTTCGGGCGCGGTCGGCACTTTCGCCAATATCGATCCGGCGGTCGAAGAGCATGTGTGTGCGCAGCTCGGCCTCAAGCCCGAGCCGATCTCCACGCAGGTCATCCCGCGCGACCGTCATGCGATGTTCTTTGCGACGCTGGGCGTGATTGCCTCCTCGATGGAAAATATCGCGATTGAAATCCGTCACATGCAGCGCACCGAAGTGCTGGAAGGCGCGGAATTCTTCTCGATGGGCCAGAAGGGCTCGTCGGCCATGCCGCATAAGAAGAACCCCGTTCTGACCGAGAACCTGACCGGTCTGGCACGTCTGGTGCGCATGACGGTGGTGCCGGCGATGGAGAACGTGGCGCTCTGGCACGAGCGTGACATCTCGCATAGCTCGGTCGAGCGCGGTATCGGCCCCGATGCGACCATCACGCTGGATTTCGCGCTGAACCGTCTGGCGGGCGTGGTCGAGAAGATGCTGATCTTCCCGCAGAACATGCTCGACAATATGAACAAATTCCCCGGTCTGGTGATGAGCCAGCGCGTGCTTCTGGCGCTGACGCAGGCGGGTGTCTCGCGCGAGGACGCCTATTCCATGGTGCAGCGTAACGCGCTGAAAGTCTGGGAAGAGCGTCTGGACTTCCGCGAGCTGCTGCTGGCCGACAAGGATGTGGTCGCCGCGCTTGGCGTGGATGGCATCAATGCGAAATTCGACATGGAGTATCACACGAAACATGTCGACACGATCTTCCGTCGGGTTTTTGGCGCGTAA
- a CDS encoding TM2 domain-containing protein: MNETRQLYVEQRVANEKKSALIAYLLWFFLPMLGVHRFYLGRWMSGLIMLALFGIGTALAVILIGYIPLAFVALWWVIDALLIPGMIRRDMDEMRARYMWESR, from the coding sequence ATGAACGAGACCCGTCAGCTTTATGTCGAGCAGCGCGTCGCCAACGAGAAGAAGTCGGCGCTGATCGCCTATCTTCTGTGGTTCTTCCTGCCCATGCTGGGGGTGCACCGGTTCTATCTGGGGCGCTGGATGTCGGGGCTGATCATGCTGGCCCTGTTCGGCATCGGCACGGCGCTCGCGGTAATCCTTATCGGGTATATCCCGCTGGCTTTTGTGGCGCTTTGGTGGGTGATCGATGCGCTGCTGATCCCCGGCATGATCCGCCGCGATATGGACGAGATGCGCGCCCGCTACATGTGGGAAAGCCGGTAA
- the tkt gene encoding transketolase — protein MDIATLREQHPDHWKLASAIRALTMDAVQKANSGHPGMPMGMADVATVLFQKHLKFDAKAPKWFDRDRFILSAGHGSMLIYSLLYLCGDAQVTLDQIKNFRQKGALTAGHPENFLLDAVETTTGPLGQGISTAVGMAIAEESLRARFGKKVFDHKTYVIAGDGCLMEGISHEAIGLAGMQKLKNLVVLWDNNNITIDGRVDKACITDQRMRFKAAGWKVLHCDGHDPADIDRALTEAQKSNAPVFIDCKTIIGFGSPNKADSYSVHGSPLGDAEIEATKKIYGWDHGPFDIPADIKATWEEIGARGAAARGEWEERFGGLSASKQAEITRMMTGEVSKKLAAAVRKFKKEQSEAAPKVATRKASEMVLGAINPAVPETIGGSADLTGSNLTKTADLGVFEPENRKGRYVHYGIREHGMAAAMNGLWLHGGVRPYGGTFFCFTDYARGAMRLSALMKVPAVYVMTHDSIGLGEDGPTHQPVEHLAICRATPNTWTFRPADVIETAEAWELALTTEETPSVIALSRQNLPTLRTKHSTQNMVAKGAYVIEEAEGKRQAILMATGSEVEIALKAREILQAQAIGTRVVSVPCMELFDAQDEAYRRRILPAGAVRVAVEAAIRQPWDKYLLGERGRETKAGFVGMDGFGSSAPAPELYAKYGITPEAIAEKVKSLL, from the coding sequence ATGGATATCGCCACGCTTCGTGAACAGCACCCCGATCACTGGAAACTGGCCTCGGCCATCCGCGCGCTTACGATGGATGCCGTGCAAAAAGCCAATTCCGGTCACCCCGGCATGCCGATGGGCATGGCCGATGTGGCGACCGTGCTGTTTCAGAAGCACCTGAAATTCGACGCCAAAGCCCCGAAATGGTTTGACCGCGACCGGTTCATCCTGTCGGCAGGTCATGGCTCGATGCTGATCTACTCGCTGCTCTATCTTTGCGGCGATGCGCAGGTGACCCTGGACCAGATCAAGAATTTCCGCCAGAAAGGCGCATTGACAGCAGGTCACCCCGAGAACTTCCTGCTGGATGCGGTTGAAACCACCACCGGCCCGCTGGGTCAGGGGATCTCCACCGCTGTCGGCATGGCGATTGCCGAAGAAAGCCTGCGCGCGCGTTTCGGCAAGAAGGTCTTTGACCACAAGACCTATGTGATCGCCGGCGACGGCTGCCTGATGGAAGGCATCAGCCATGAAGCCATCGGTTTGGCCGGTATGCAGAAGCTGAAGAACCTTGTTGTTCTGTGGGACAATAACAACATCACCATTGATGGCCGCGTCGACAAGGCCTGCATCACCGACCAGCGCATGCGCTTCAAGGCGGCGGGCTGGAAAGTCCTGCATTGCGACGGTCATGATCCGGCCGATATCGACCGCGCCCTGACCGAAGCCCAGAAATCCAACGCGCCGGTCTTCATCGACTGCAAGACCATCATCGGTTTCGGCTCGCCCAACAAGGCTGACAGCTACTCCGTGCACGGCTCGCCGCTGGGCGATGCCGAGATCGAGGCCACCAAGAAGATCTATGGCTGGGATCACGGCCCCTTCGATATTCCGGCGGATATCAAGGCGACCTGGGAAGAGATCGGGGCACGTGGCGCGGCAGCGCGCGGCGAGTGGGAAGAGCGTTTCGGCGGTCTTTCGGCCTCCAAACAGGCGGAAATCACCCGCATGATGACGGGCGAGGTCTCCAAGAAGCTTGCCGCAGCCGTCCGCAAGTTCAAGAAAGAGCAATCCGAAGCGGCGCCGAAAGTGGCCACCCGCAAGGCGTCGGAAATGGTGCTGGGCGCGATCAACCCCGCGGTGCCGGAAACCATCGGTGGCTCGGCGGACCTCACCGGGTCGAACCTGACCAAAACCGCGGATCTGGGCGTTTTCGAGCCCGAGAACCGCAAGGGCCGTTACGTGCATTACGGCATCCGTGAACACGGGATGGCGGCGGCGATGAACGGGTTGTGGCTGCATGGCGGCGTGCGCCCCTATGGCGGCACCTTCTTCTGCTTCACCGATTACGCCCGTGGCGCGATGCGTCTGTCGGCGCTGATGAAGGTTCCGGCGGTTTATGTCATGACCCATGACTCGATCGGTCTGGGCGAAGACGGTCCGACCCACCAGCCGGTGGAGCATCTGGCGATCTGCCGCGCGACCCCCAACACCTGGACGTTCCGTCCGGCGGATGTGATCGAGACGGCAGAAGCCTGGGAGCTGGCGCTGACCACCGAGGAAACGCCTTCGGTGATCGCGCTCTCGCGTCAGAACCTGCCCACGCTGCGCACCAAGCACAGCACGCAGAACATGGTCGCCAAAGGCGCCTATGTGATCGAGGAAGCCGAAGGCAAGCGTCAGGCGATCCTGATGGCGACCGGCTCGGAAGTCGAGATCGCGCTGAAAGCCCGCGAGATCCTGCAGGCCCAAGCCATCGGCACCCGCGTTGTGTCGGTGCCCTGTATGGAACTGTTTGACGCGCAGGACGAAGCCTATCGCCGCCGCATCCTGCCCGCAGGGGCCGTGCGCGTGGCCGTCGAAGCCGCGATCCGTCAACCGTGGGACAAATACCTCTTGGGCGAGCGTGGCCGCGAAACCAAGGCGGGCTTTGTCGGTATGGACGGCTTCGGCTCCTCGGCCCCCGCGCCCGAGCTTTATGCCAAATACGGGATCACCCCCGAGGCGATCGCCGAAAAGGTCAAATCCCTTCTGTGA
- a CDS encoding DMT family transporter, whose amino-acid sequence MTTLRDQNQEGAAPAPSSVAAGGGAGSARAGRVAPRDGLPQTAPHTPKTYTADGETGRPRNGLGMICVLCAFACFTLMDACAKGLSQHYDPVQIVWLRYLTNTALLLLVFAPRLGHLLPARQPRLQVLRGAMQLTTVLLFFTAIQSIGLAEATALADLNPVLVTLGAALFLRERLGPRRLMGIGFAFCGAMIIIRPGPGVLDWAALYALGTAICFAGGMLITRMIQRDGLITSLIWGALVGLIGSSLALPFVWRPIAAETLWPILGLGLSGAIGQGFLVKGYSIAEASSLAPFGYTGLIFATLWGILFFGQYPDGWTVAGALVIVGAGLYVWWRENRI is encoded by the coding sequence GTGACCACGCTCAGGGATCAGAACCAAGAGGGGGCCGCACCGGCCCCCTCTTCCGTTGCGGCGGGTGGCGGGGCCGGCTCTGCAAGAGCAGGCCGCGTCGCACCGCGCGACGGGCTCCCCCAGACAGCCCCCCACACCCCCAAGACCTACACAGCCGATGGCGAGACTGGCCGCCCCAGAAACGGGTTGGGCATGATATGCGTGCTCTGTGCGTTTGCCTGTTTCACATTGATGGATGCCTGCGCAAAGGGGCTCTCGCAGCACTATGATCCTGTGCAGATCGTCTGGCTGCGCTATCTCACCAATACCGCATTGCTGCTTCTGGTCTTCGCCCCCAGATTGGGCCACCTCCTGCCCGCCCGCCAGCCGCGCCTGCAGGTGCTACGTGGGGCGATGCAGCTGACCACCGTGCTGCTGTTCTTTACCGCGATCCAGTCTATCGGCCTTGCCGAGGCCACGGCTCTTGCCGATCTCAATCCGGTTCTGGTCACGCTGGGGGCGGCGCTGTTCCTGCGCGAACGCCTTGGTCCGCGCCGCCTGATGGGCATCGGCTTCGCCTTCTGTGGCGCAATGATCATTATCCGCCCCGGTCCGGGCGTCCTCGACTGGGCGGCGCTTTACGCGCTTGGCACAGCAATCTGCTTTGCCGGCGGCATGCTGATCACCCGCATGATCCAGCGCGACGGGCTGATCACCTCGCTGATCTGGGGCGCGCTTGTGGGGCTGATCGGGTCCAGTCTCGCACTGCCCTTCGTCTGGCGTCCGATCGCAGCAGAAACGCTCTGGCCCATTCTCGGTCTCGGGCTGAGCGGGGCCATCGGTCAGGGATTTCTGGTCAAGGGATACAGCATCGCCGAGGCCTCTTCGCTGGCGCCCTTCGGCTATACGGGGCTGATCTTTGCCACGCTGTGGGGAATCCTGTTCTTTGGCCAGTATCCTGACGGCTGGACAGTGGCAGGTGCGCTTGTGATCGTCGGCGCCGGACTTTATGTCTGGTGGCGTGAAAACCGGATCTGA
- a CDS encoding lysophospholipid acyltransferase family protein, with the protein MPKRATPSLTDRVSALVFKAGMGLLQRLPYERRIPLAGRLLSGVAPLLGFRRRIRANLALTCPDLPPAEVARLCKAVPDNIGRTLAEMFSGTEFITRMRDIPLEGPGAARLTELKETGKACVLVSGHFGNYDAARGVLIARGFPIAGLYRPMNNALFNRDYLAAIETVGTPLYPRDRRGMTNMLRHLKNGGMVALATDQYFRTGAVLQFFGKPAPSPLSAAEMALRLDIDLIPIYAIRQPDGLSFRFYVGEPVPHTTPEEMTQVTLDSLEAQVRAHMEQWLWIHRRWNKT; encoded by the coding sequence ATGCCCAAACGCGCCACCCCAAGCCTGACCGACCGCGTGTCGGCCCTTGTCTTCAAGGCGGGAATGGGCCTGCTGCAGCGGTTGCCCTATGAAAGACGCATCCCTCTGGCGGGCCGGCTTCTGTCAGGGGTGGCACCGCTTCTGGGGTTCCGCCGCCGGATCCGCGCCAATCTGGCTCTGACCTGCCCCGACCTGCCCCCCGCCGAGGTCGCGCGCCTGTGCAAGGCCGTCCCCGATAATATCGGGCGCACTTTGGCCGAGATGTTTTCCGGCACCGAGTTCATCACCCGTATGCGTGACATCCCGCTTGAGGGGCCGGGCGCGGCGCGGCTGACCGAGCTCAAGGAAACCGGCAAGGCCTGCGTGCTCGTATCGGGGCATTTCGGCAATTACGACGCGGCCCGTGGCGTGCTGATCGCGCGCGGCTTTCCCATTGCGGGCCTGTATCGCCCGATGAATAACGCGCTTTTCAACCGCGATTATCTTGCCGCCATCGAAACCGTTGGCACACCGCTTTACCCGCGCGACCGCCGTGGCATGACCAATATGCTGCGCCATCTCAAGAACGGGGGCATGGTCGCCCTTGCGACTGACCAGTATTTCCGCACAGGGGCCGTGCTGCAATTCTTCGGAAAGCCTGCCCCCTCGCCTCTCTCTGCTGCGGAAATGGCCCTGCGTCTGGATATCGACCTGATCCCGATCTATGCCATCCGCCAACCCGACGGGCTGAGCTTCCGTTTCTATGTCGGGGAGCCGGTTCCGCATACGACGCCGGAAGAGATGACGCAGGTTACGCTCGATTCCCTTGAAGCTCAGGTCCGCGCCCATATGGAACAATGGCTGTGGATCCACCGCCGCTGGAACAAAACCTGA